One window of the Kallotenue papyrolyticum genome contains the following:
- a CDS encoding ATP-binding protein — protein MSVVTTTQPLPHIYEERCTGCGQCAQRCPTRAVEVLGGRAIITRPEACTFCDVCETYCPTGAIGRPFVIRFVTPSPERPC, from the coding sequence ATGAGCGTTGTAACAACCACTCAGCCCCTACCACACATTTACGAAGAACGATGTACCGGCTGTGGCCAGTGCGCCCAGCGCTGTCCTACCCGCGCCGTGGAGGTGCTCGGCGGTCGCGCGATCATCACCCGGCCGGAGGCCTGTACCTTCTGCGACGTGTGTGAGACGTATTGTCCCACCGGCGCGATCGGTCGCCCCTTCGTGATTCGCTTCGTCACCCCCTCGCCCGAGCGACCCTGCTGA
- a CDS encoding Crp/Fnr family transcriptional regulator, with translation MTREDRINLLRRVSFCAHLDQAALAALAASAVPLHRPAGVIIQLEGDPAETMYVVVRGHVKITRTAPSGREQVVHIAGPGDHFNTVPMFDDGPCPANAEAMSEVDLLAWSRSDLRRLIEAHPQLALALLDEFGRRLRHLVDLVDSLALHTVQGRLAQLLLQRATALEQGQAVAPLTQAEMAAQIGTVREMVARTLKSFEAQGLIRLERGAITILDRAGLAAQAEQ, from the coding sequence ATGACCAGAGAGGACCGTATCAACTTGTTGCGTCGCGTGAGTTTTTGCGCGCATTTGGATCAGGCGGCGCTCGCCGCGCTGGCTGCCAGTGCCGTGCCGTTGCATCGCCCGGCGGGCGTGATCATCCAGCTTGAGGGCGATCCCGCCGAGACGATGTATGTGGTGGTGCGCGGCCATGTCAAGATCACGCGCACTGCGCCGAGCGGACGCGAGCAGGTGGTGCACATTGCCGGACCCGGGGATCATTTCAATACCGTGCCGATGTTCGATGATGGTCCCTGCCCGGCCAACGCCGAAGCGATGAGCGAGGTGGACTTACTGGCCTGGTCGCGCAGCGATCTGCGCCGCCTGATCGAAGCGCATCCTCAGCTGGCCCTAGCGCTGTTGGATGAATTCGGTCGTCGCTTGCGTCATCTCGTCGATTTGGTGGATAGCCTGGCGTTACACACCGTCCAGGGCCGGCTGGCGCAGCTCTTGTTACAGCGCGCGACGGCCTTGGAGCAGGGGCAGGCCGTCGCACCGCTGACGCAGGCCGAGATGGCAGCGCAGATCGGCACCGTGCGCGAGATGGTCGCACGCACGCTCAAGAGCTTCGAGGCGCAGGGTCTGATCCGCCTGGAACGCGGCGCGATTACCATTCTGGATCGTGCCGGGCTGGCAGCTCAGGCCGAGCAGTGA
- a CDS encoding cbb3-type cytochrome c oxidase subunit I, which yields MSPLSLRCIKAAFACLALGIGLGASFALNRGLGAQLRPLHAELLLWGWATLLIYGMGWHMLPRFAGRPVRWPRAAEAQSWLAIGGVALATLGWLNVAGAGAPGTALRLIGGALQGLAALLFAALIADLLRRRG from the coding sequence ATGAGTCCGCTCAGTTTGCGTTGCATCAAAGCGGCTTTTGCCTGCCTAGCGCTCGGCATCGGGCTGGGCGCAAGCTTCGCGCTCAACCGCGGGCTGGGCGCGCAGTTACGGCCACTGCACGCCGAACTCTTGCTGTGGGGCTGGGCCACGCTGCTGATCTACGGGATGGGCTGGCATATGCTGCCGCGCTTCGCCGGGCGTCCGGTGCGTTGGCCGCGCGCTGCCGAGGCGCAAAGCTGGTTGGCGATCGGGGGCGTGGCGCTGGCAACACTTGGCTGGCTCAACGTCGCCGGCGCGGGAGCGCCAGGCACGGCGTTGCGGCTGATCGGCGGCGCACTGCAAGGTCTGGCCGCGCTGCTGTTCGCTGCCCTGATCGCCGATCTGTTGCGCCGCCGCGGCTGA
- a CDS encoding multicopper oxidase domain-containing protein — MNTRTSKRLLPLIALLTLIALLSGCVTIDPNRRQVERTDTSRVQAAALQPQASPVSAPQQAPATNAGPVLGTLEIHAFEMGFKPAELTVDQPGTYEIKLINDGMILHDIAFPDGTKIEAQGGQTASGTVTIPAEGLTFICSVPGHAQAGMRGTIKVKGQSSAATAQADDHGGPAPETGVAADPNAPAYELRDPRAPARLAGEVHDIELVMEEKLMTVAEGYVQKVWTFGPSVPGPVIRVKVGDTVRIHLKNPASNQMPHSIDFHSSMVAWNDEMRSINPGEELIYEWKAEYAGVFMYHCGTAPTLHHIANGMYGMVIVEPKEGLPPVDHEYALVQSEWYLGPQGEVTDLTKAAAAAPAPDFVVFNGVANQYKDHPIQVPTGETVRVFVLNAGPSVDSAFHIVGTVFDTVIKEGVVLTRDNPGRWGSQAVDLAPAQGAIVEFHLAEDGLYPIVTHAFNFVGRGALGLFQAGDGDPQK; from the coding sequence ATGAACACAAGGACGTCAAAACGGCTGCTGCCACTCATAGCCTTGCTTACACTCATCGCCCTGCTGAGTGGCTGCGTCACCATCGATCCGAACCGACGCCAGGTCGAACGCACGGATACCTCGCGCGTTCAGGCGGCAGCTCTGCAGCCGCAGGCCAGTCCGGTGAGCGCGCCGCAGCAAGCGCCGGCGACCAACGCCGGGCCCGTCCTGGGGACGCTCGAAATCCATGCCTTTGAAATGGGCTTCAAACCGGCGGAATTGACAGTCGATCAGCCCGGCACGTACGAGATCAAACTGATCAACGACGGCATGATTCTGCACGATATTGCCTTCCCCGATGGCACCAAGATCGAGGCACAGGGCGGTCAGACCGCCAGTGGCACGGTGACCATTCCGGCTGAAGGGCTCACGTTCATCTGCTCGGTGCCCGGCCATGCCCAGGCCGGTATGCGCGGCACGATCAAGGTCAAGGGGCAGAGCAGCGCCGCCACCGCCCAGGCCGACGATCACGGCGGCCCCGCGCCTGAAACCGGTGTCGCGGCCGATCCCAACGCGCCGGCGTATGAGCTCCGCGATCCCCGCGCGCCGGCGCGCCTCGCAGGCGAGGTCCACGATATCGAGCTGGTGATGGAAGAGAAGCTGATGACCGTCGCCGAGGGCTACGTGCAAAAGGTCTGGACCTTTGGTCCCAGCGTGCCCGGTCCGGTGATTCGTGTCAAAGTGGGCGATACAGTGCGCATCCACCTCAAGAATCCGGCGAGCAACCAGATGCCGCACTCGATCGACTTCCACTCGAGCATGGTTGCCTGGAACGATGAAATGCGCTCGATCAATCCGGGTGAGGAGCTGATCTACGAGTGGAAGGCGGAGTACGCGGGCGTGTTTATGTACCACTGCGGTACCGCCCCAACGCTGCACCACATCGCCAACGGCATGTACGGCATGGTGATCGTCGAGCCCAAGGAGGGGCTACCGCCCGTCGATCATGAATACGCGCTGGTGCAGAGCGAGTGGTACCTGGGCCCGCAGGGCGAGGTCACCGATCTGACCAAGGCGGCGGCTGCCGCGCCTGCGCCCGACTTCGTAGTCTTCAACGGTGTCGCCAACCAGTACAAGGACCACCCGATCCAGGTGCCCACCGGCGAAACTGTGCGCGTCTTCGTCCTCAATGCCGGTCCTAGTGTGGACAGCGCCTTCCATATCGTCGGCACGGTCTTCGACACCGTCATCAAAGAGGGCGTCGTCCTGACGCGCGACAATCCGGGCCGGTGGGGCTCGCAGGCGGTTGACCTGGCACCGGCGCAGGGCGCCATCGTCGAGTTCCACCTGGCCGAGGACGGACTCTATCCGATCGTGACCCACGCCTTCAACTTCGTCGGCCGTGGCGCACTCGGGCTCTTCCAGGCCGGCGACGGCGATCCGCAGAAGTGA
- a CDS encoding DUF542 domain-containing protein produces the protein MSTQTIEHVIDDQMTLNEIVARYPQTLEVFQIFGMDTCCGGALSLAVAAAHHNRDLPTLLAALNERITPEAR, from the coding sequence ATGTCAACGCAGACCATCGAACACGTCATCGACGACCAGATGACCCTGAACGAGATCGTGGCGCGCTATCCGCAGACCCTGGAGGTCTTCCAGATCTTCGGCATGGACACCTGTTGTGGCGGCGCGTTGTCGCTGGCAGTGGCCGCAGCGCATCACAACCGCGATCTGCCCACGCTCCTGGCCGCCCTCAACGAACGCATCACACCTGAAGCGCGATGA